From Canis lupus baileyi chromosome 16, mCanLup2.hap1, whole genome shotgun sequence, a single genomic window includes:
- the TMEM141 gene encoding transmembrane protein 141 isoform X3 produces the protein MVNLGLSRVDDTVAAKHPGLEEYAACQSEAFVKGIFTFITGTGAAVGLQMLIQRRFPYPFQWHVLVAVGGYSRAAARGDAGQLPKDGGTDQRS, from the exons ATGGTGAACCTGGGCCTGTCCCGGGTGGACGACACCGTGGCCGCCAAGCACCCG GGTCTGGAGGAGTACGCCGCGTGCCAGTCCGAGGCCTTCGTAAAGGGCATTTTCACCTTTATCACAG GCACAGGTGCAGCCGTCGGCCTGCAGATGCTTATTCAGAGGAGGTTTCCGTACCCCTTCCAGTGGCACGTGCTAGTGGCCGTGGGTGGGTACTCCAGGGCTGCTGCCAGAGGGGATGCAG GGCAGCTCCCCAAGGACGGGGGCACAG ATCAGCGCAGCTAG
- the LCN15 gene encoding lipocalin-15 isoform X5: MAYIVWSKDRKSPQRKIWIKLRAWRKEARGLWYVVSMVSDCKVFLGKKDHLLMSSRTIRAMPGGNLSVHMEFPRADGCHQLDAEYLRVGSEGHFRVPALGYLDVRVADTDYDTFAVLYIYKELEGALSTMVQLYRDLPSPHHCEPRSSQGPCCASGRTQEASPQATKAFQDFYPTVGLPNDMMVMLPKSDVCSSAGKEAS, from the exons ATGGCATATATAGTGTGGAGCAAGGACAGAAAGTCACCACAGAGGAAAATATGGATTAAGCTCAGAGCTTGGAGGAAAGAGGCCAGAG GTCTTTGGTACGTGGTCTCCATGGTCTCCGACTGCAAGGTCTTCCTGGGCAAGAAGGACCACTTGCTCATGTCCAGCAGGACTATCAGGGCCATGCCAGGGGGCAACCTCAGTGTCCACATGGAGTTCCCTCG GGCTGACGGCTGTCACCAGCTGGATGCTGAGTACCTGAGGGTGGGCTCTGAGGGGCACTTCAGAGTCCCAG CCCTGGGCTACCTGGACGTGCGCGTGGCAGACACAGACTATGACACCTTCGCCGTGCTCTACATCTATAAGGAGCTGGAGGGGGCGCTCAGCACCATGGTCCAGCTCTACA gagacctcccctcccctcaccactGTGAGCCACGGAGCTCACAGGGGCCCTGCTGTGCCTCAGGCCGGACCCAGGAAGCAAGTCCCCAAGCCACAAAGGCCTTCCAGGACTTCTACCCCACCGTGGGGCTCCCCAATGACATGATGGTCATGCTGCCCAAGTCAG
- the LCN15 gene encoding lipocalin-15 isoform X1 gives MQPARGRWKNRGSCQELGTGGPSAVWFQTSLYGHVALGPRVLGKAGHRSALQFSGLWYVVSMVSDCKVFLGKKDHLLMSSRTIRAMPGGNLSVHMEFPRADGCHQLDAEYLRVGSEGHFRVPALGYLDVRVADTDYDTFAVLYIYKELEGALSTMVQLYRDLPSPHHCEPRSSQGPCCASGRTQEASPQATKAFQDFYPTVGLPNDMMVMLPKSDVCSSAGKEAS, from the exons ATGCAACCCGCCCGGGGAAGGTGGAAGAACAGGGGCTCATGCCAAGAGCTGGGCACTGGGGGACCCTCGGCTGTGTGGTTCCAGACAAGCCTGTATGGTCATGTGGCTTTGGGGCCCAGGGTGCTGGGCAAAGCCGGCCATAGATCTGCCTTGCAGTTCTCAGGTCTTTGGTACGTGGTCTCCATGGTCTCCGACTGCAAGGTCTTCCTGGGCAAGAAGGACCACTTGCTCATGTCCAGCAGGACTATCAGGGCCATGCCAGGGGGCAACCTCAGTGTCCACATGGAGTTCCCTCG GGCTGACGGCTGTCACCAGCTGGATGCTGAGTACCTGAGGGTGGGCTCTGAGGGGCACTTCAGAGTCCCAG CCCTGGGCTACCTGGACGTGCGCGTGGCAGACACAGACTATGACACCTTCGCCGTGCTCTACATCTATAAGGAGCTGGAGGGGGCGCTCAGCACCATGGTCCAGCTCTACA gagacctcccctcccctcaccactGTGAGCCACGGAGCTCACAGGGGCCCTGCTGTGCCTCAGGCCGGACCCAGGAAGCAAGTCCCCAAGCCACAAAGGCCTTCCAGGACTTCTACCCCACCGTGGGGCTCCCCAATGACATGATGGTCATGCTGCCCAAGTCAG
- the LCN15 gene encoding lipocalin-15 isoform X4, producing the protein MQPARGRWKNRGSCQELGTGGPSAVWFQTSLYGHVALGPRVLGKAGHRSALQFSGLWYVVSMVSDCKVFLGKKDHLLMSSRTIRAMPGGNLSVHMEFPRADGCHQLDAEYLRVGSEGHFRVPALGYLDVRVADTDYDTFAVLYIYKELEGALSTMVQLYSRTQEASPQATKAFQDFYPTVGLPNDMMVMLPKSDVCSSAGKEAS; encoded by the exons ATGCAACCCGCCCGGGGAAGGTGGAAGAACAGGGGCTCATGCCAAGAGCTGGGCACTGGGGGACCCTCGGCTGTGTGGTTCCAGACAAGCCTGTATGGTCATGTGGCTTTGGGGCCCAGGGTGCTGGGCAAAGCCGGCCATAGATCTGCCTTGCAGTTCTCAGGTCTTTGGTACGTGGTCTCCATGGTCTCCGACTGCAAGGTCTTCCTGGGCAAGAAGGACCACTTGCTCATGTCCAGCAGGACTATCAGGGCCATGCCAGGGGGCAACCTCAGTGTCCACATGGAGTTCCCTCG GGCTGACGGCTGTCACCAGCTGGATGCTGAGTACCTGAGGGTGGGCTCTGAGGGGCACTTCAGAGTCCCAG CCCTGGGCTACCTGGACGTGCGCGTGGCAGACACAGACTATGACACCTTCGCCGTGCTCTACATCTATAAGGAGCTGGAGGGGGCGCTCAGCACCATGGTCCAGCTCTACA GCCGGACCCAGGAAGCAAGTCCCCAAGCCACAAAGGCCTTCCAGGACTTCTACCCCACCGTGGGGCTCCCCAATGACATGATGGTCATGCTGCCCAAGTCAG
- the LCN15 gene encoding lipocalin-15 isoform X7 produces the protein MQPARGRWKNRGSCQELGTGGPSAVWFQTSLYGHVALGPRVLGKAGHRSALQFSGLWYVVSMVSDCKVFLGKKDHLLMSSRTIRAMPGGNLSVHMEFPRADGCHQLDAEYLRVGSEGHFRVPALGYLDVRVADTDYDTFAVLYIYKELEGALSTMVQLYRDLHPPPLPSMSHRRPPLPSPL, from the exons ATGCAACCCGCCCGGGGAAGGTGGAAGAACAGGGGCTCATGCCAAGAGCTGGGCACTGGGGGACCCTCGGCTGTGTGGTTCCAGACAAGCCTGTATGGTCATGTGGCTTTGGGGCCCAGGGTGCTGGGCAAAGCCGGCCATAGATCTGCCTTGCAGTTCTCAGGTCTTTGGTACGTGGTCTCCATGGTCTCCGACTGCAAGGTCTTCCTGGGCAAGAAGGACCACTTGCTCATGTCCAGCAGGACTATCAGGGCCATGCCAGGGGGCAACCTCAGTGTCCACATGGAGTTCCCTCG GGCTGACGGCTGTCACCAGCTGGATGCTGAGTACCTGAGGGTGGGCTCTGAGGGGCACTTCAGAGTCCCAG CCCTGGGCTACCTGGACGTGCGCGTGGCAGACACAGACTATGACACCTTCGCCGTGCTCTACATCTATAAGGAGCTGGAGGGGGCGCTCAGCACCATGGTCCAGCTCTACA GAgacctccaccctcctcccctcccctctatGAGCCACAGgagacctcccctcccctcaccactGTGA
- the TMEM141 gene encoding transmembrane protein 141 isoform X1 produces the protein MVNLGLSRVDDTVAAKHPGLEEYAACQSEAFVKGIFTFITGTGAAVGLQMLIQRRFPYPFQWHVLVAVGGYSRAAARGDAVTGSMASYWVTRVESHRCSNLWLFLETGQLPKDGGTDQRS, from the exons ATGGTGAACCTGGGCCTGTCCCGGGTGGACGACACCGTGGCCGCCAAGCACCCG GGTCTGGAGGAGTACGCCGCGTGCCAGTCCGAGGCCTTCGTAAAGGGCATTTTCACCTTTATCACAG GCACAGGTGCAGCCGTCGGCCTGCAGATGCTTATTCAGAGGAGGTTTCCGTACCCCTTCCAGTGGCACGTGCTAGTGGCCGTGGGTGGGTACTCCAGGGCTGCTGCCAGAGGGGATGCAG tcACAGGCTCAATGGCCAGCTACTGGGTGACCCGAGTGGAGTCGCACAGATGCAGCAATCTCTGGCTCTTCCTGGAAACAGGGCAGCTCCCCAAGGACGGGGGCACAG ATCAGCGCAGCTAG
- the TMEM141 gene encoding transmembrane protein 141 isoform X2 yields the protein MVNLGLSRVDDTVAAKHPGLEEYAACQSEAFVKGIFTFITGTGAAVGLQMLIQRRFPYPFQWHVLVAVVTGSMASYWVTRVESHRCSNLWLFLETGQLPKDGGTDQRS from the exons ATGGTGAACCTGGGCCTGTCCCGGGTGGACGACACCGTGGCCGCCAAGCACCCG GGTCTGGAGGAGTACGCCGCGTGCCAGTCCGAGGCCTTCGTAAAGGGCATTTTCACCTTTATCACAG GCACAGGTGCAGCCGTCGGCCTGCAGATGCTTATTCAGAGGAGGTTTCCGTACCCCTTCCAGTGGCACGTGCTAGTGGCCGTGG tcACAGGCTCAATGGCCAGCTACTGGGTGACCCGAGTGGAGTCGCACAGATGCAGCAATCTCTGGCTCTTCCTGGAAACAGGGCAGCTCCCCAAGGACGGGGGCACAG ATCAGCGCAGCTAG
- the LCN15 gene encoding lipocalin-15 isoform X11: protein MVSDCKVFLGKKDHLLMSSRTIRAMPGGNLSVHMEFPRADGCHQLDAEYLRVGSEGHFRVPALGYLDVRVADTDYDTFAVLYIYKELEGALSTMVQLYSRTQEASPQATKAFQDFYPTVGLPNDMMVMLPKSDVCSSAGKEAS from the exons ATGGTCTCCGACTGCAAGGTCTTCCTGGGCAAGAAGGACCACTTGCTCATGTCCAGCAGGACTATCAGGGCCATGCCAGGGGGCAACCTCAGTGTCCACATGGAGTTCCCTCG GGCTGACGGCTGTCACCAGCTGGATGCTGAGTACCTGAGGGTGGGCTCTGAGGGGCACTTCAGAGTCCCAG CCCTGGGCTACCTGGACGTGCGCGTGGCAGACACAGACTATGACACCTTCGCCGTGCTCTACATCTATAAGGAGCTGGAGGGGGCGCTCAGCACCATGGTCCAGCTCTACA GCCGGACCCAGGAAGCAAGTCCCCAAGCCACAAAGGCCTTCCAGGACTTCTACCCCACCGTGGGGCTCCCCAATGACATGATGGTCATGCTGCCCAAGTCAG
- the CCDC183 gene encoding LOW QUALITY PROTEIN: coiled-coil domain-containing protein 183 (The sequence of the model RefSeq protein was modified relative to this genomic sequence to represent the inferred CDS: inserted 1 base in 1 codon; substituted 1 base at 1 genomic stop codon), which yields MATMKMRSEADMEEQIQELKTITRLQAKGASMRLAHRRCTMEVARQRGQKLETVQLELAALRSQPDATKEELRMLQVIRQLENNIEKTMIKITTSQNIHLLYVDLLDYLKKELAGYPTELDKLQNLVDDYCSELSDMTVMSQDAMMITDEVKMNMRQGEATFIEERKARENRLNQQKQLIDXIHMKETNEKYRRXGWWNLDFPSNLMGTEIVKVRRREISKADVEYQTEVTALVEKVKSAVRCSHFWDIAGRFLALRNTEDNLELQMEDCKERRAQLEALMKKLEVEEAMLKFRQMPSSISFKSMEKRMKDMLKEEEERLQVAYSSMTQSQKLLLTIQTGIDNLSIRLIGIPLLTAQKEVALSDSLNVVSKLAYCEVKLLYLADQVQNLSSNEEVNTKVKDTLESSTLKEKQNTRISFEDLEEDMIETFLFTDVDHSYVPSRAEIKRQAQRLIDGRLKVAKKK from the exons ATGGCCACCATGAAGATGCGAAGTGAGGCAGATATGGAAGAGCAGATCCAGGAGCTGAAGACAATCACTCGGCTCCAAG CGAAGGGCGCTTCCATGAGGTTGGCGCACCGCCGCTGCACCATGGAG GTGGCGCGGCAGCGGGGGCAGAAGCTGGAGACCGTGCAGCTGGAGTTGGCCGCCTTGAGGAGCCAGCCTGACGCCACCAAGGAGGAGTTGCGCATGCTCCAG GTTATCCGCCAGCTGGAGAACAACATTG aaaagaccatgatCAAGATCACCACAAGTCAGAACATCCACCTGCTGTACGTGGACCTGCTGGATTACCTGAAGAAG GAGCTGGCAGGGTACCCCACAGAGCTGGACAAGCTGCAGAATCTCGTGGACGACTATTGCTCAGAACTGTCAGACATGACAGTCATGTCCCAAGACGCCATGATGATCACGGATGAGGTCAAG ATGAACATGAGGCAAGGGGAGGCGACTTTCATCGAGGAACGCAAGGCACGGGAGAACCGGCTGAATCAGCAGAAGCAGCTGATTG AGATCCATATGAAGGAGACCAATGAGAAGTACCGCCGGTAG ggcTGGTGGAACTTGGACTTCCCCTCCAATCTGATGGGTACAGAAATTGTGAAAG TGAGGAGAAGAGAGATCTCCAAGGCCGACGTCGAATACCAGACAGAAGTCACAGCTTTGGTGGAGAAAGTGAAGTCTGCTGTGCGGTGCTCTCATTTCTGG GACATCGCTGGCCGGTTCCTGGCTCTGAGGAACACAGAGGACAACCTGGAGCTGCAGATGGAGGACTGTAAGGAGCGGCGGGCACAGCTGGAGGCGCTGATGAAGAAGCTGGAAGTAGAGGAGGCGATGCTCAAGTTCCGCCAGATGCCCAGCTCCATCAG CTTTAAGTCTATGGAGAAGAGAATGAAGGACATgctgaaggaggaggaagagcggCTCCAGGTGGCCTACTCCAGCATGACCCAGAGCCAGAAGCTGCTGTTGACCATCCAGACAGGCATTGACAACCTCTCCATCCGGCTGATTGGCATCCCTCTGCTCACAGCCCAG AAAGAAGTGGCGCTCTCTGACAGCCTGAATGTGGTCAGCAAGCTGGCGTACTGCGAAGTGAAGCTCCTGTACCTGGCTGACCAAGTGCAGAATCTGTCCAGCAACGAGGAG GTCAACACAAAGGTGAAGGATACCCTGGAGTCCTCCActctgaaggagaagcagaacaCCAGGATCAGCTTTGAGGACCTGGAAGAGGATATGATAG aaACCTTCCTGTTCACAGACGTGGACCACAGCTACGTCCCCTCGCGGGCCGAGATCAAGCGGCAGGCCCAGCGGCTGATCGATGGCCGGCTCAAGGTGGCCAAGAAGAAGTAA
- the LCN15 gene encoding lipocalin-15 isoform X9, producing the protein MQPARGRWKNRGSCQELGTGGPSAVWFQTSLYGHVALGPRVLGKAGHRSALQFSGLWYVVSMVSDCKVFLGKKDHLLMSSRTIRAMPGGNLSVHMEFPRADGCHQLDAEYLRVGSEGHFRVPALGYLDVRVADTDYDTFAVLYIYKELEGALSTMVQLYNVCSSAGKEAS; encoded by the exons ATGCAACCCGCCCGGGGAAGGTGGAAGAACAGGGGCTCATGCCAAGAGCTGGGCACTGGGGGACCCTCGGCTGTGTGGTTCCAGACAAGCCTGTATGGTCATGTGGCTTTGGGGCCCAGGGTGCTGGGCAAAGCCGGCCATAGATCTGCCTTGCAGTTCTCAGGTCTTTGGTACGTGGTCTCCATGGTCTCCGACTGCAAGGTCTTCCTGGGCAAGAAGGACCACTTGCTCATGTCCAGCAGGACTATCAGGGCCATGCCAGGGGGCAACCTCAGTGTCCACATGGAGTTCCCTCG GGCTGACGGCTGTCACCAGCTGGATGCTGAGTACCTGAGGGTGGGCTCTGAGGGGCACTTCAGAGTCCCAG CCCTGGGCTACCTGGACGTGCGCGTGGCAGACACAGACTATGACACCTTCGCCGTGCTCTACATCTATAAGGAGCTGGAGGGGGCGCTCAGCACCATGGTCCAGCTCTACA
- the LCN15 gene encoding lipocalin-15 isoform X8, with protein sequence MGLWYVVSMVSDCKVFLGKKDHLLMSSRTIRAMPGGNLSVHMEFPRADGCHQLDAEYLRVGSEGHFRVPALGYLDVRVADTDYDTFAVLYIYKELEGALSTMVQLYRDLPSPHHCEPRSSQGPCCASGRTQEASPQATKAFQDFYPTVGLPNDMMVMLPKSDVCSSAGKEAS encoded by the exons ATGG GTCTTTGGTACGTGGTCTCCATGGTCTCCGACTGCAAGGTCTTCCTGGGCAAGAAGGACCACTTGCTCATGTCCAGCAGGACTATCAGGGCCATGCCAGGGGGCAACCTCAGTGTCCACATGGAGTTCCCTCG GGCTGACGGCTGTCACCAGCTGGATGCTGAGTACCTGAGGGTGGGCTCTGAGGGGCACTTCAGAGTCCCAG CCCTGGGCTACCTGGACGTGCGCGTGGCAGACACAGACTATGACACCTTCGCCGTGCTCTACATCTATAAGGAGCTGGAGGGGGCGCTCAGCACCATGGTCCAGCTCTACA gagacctcccctcccctcaccactGTGAGCCACGGAGCTCACAGGGGCCCTGCTGTGCCTCAGGCCGGACCCAGGAAGCAAGTCCCCAAGCCACAAAGGCCTTCCAGGACTTCTACCCCACCGTGGGGCTCCCCAATGACATGATGGTCATGCTGCCCAAGTCAG
- the LCN15 gene encoding lipocalin-15 isoform X3, whose protein sequence is MAMRCVLLGQVLVLLWLSGAWAEVLVQPDFDAKKFSGLWYVVSMVSDCKVFLGKKDHLLMSSRTIRAMPGGNLSVHMEFPRADGCHQLDAEYLRVGSEGHFRVPALGYLDVRVADTDYDTFAVLYIYKELEGALSTMVQLYRDLPSPHHCEPRSSQGPCCASGRTQEASPQATKAFQDFYPTVGLPNDMMVMLPKSDVCSSAGKEAS, encoded by the exons ATGGCGATGAGGTGTGTCCTgctgggccaggtcctggtgcTGCTCTGGCTGTCCGGGGCTTGGGCTGAGGTCCTGGTACAGCCAGATTTTGATGCCAAAAAG TTCTCAGGTCTTTGGTACGTGGTCTCCATGGTCTCCGACTGCAAGGTCTTCCTGGGCAAGAAGGACCACTTGCTCATGTCCAGCAGGACTATCAGGGCCATGCCAGGGGGCAACCTCAGTGTCCACATGGAGTTCCCTCG GGCTGACGGCTGTCACCAGCTGGATGCTGAGTACCTGAGGGTGGGCTCTGAGGGGCACTTCAGAGTCCCAG CCCTGGGCTACCTGGACGTGCGCGTGGCAGACACAGACTATGACACCTTCGCCGTGCTCTACATCTATAAGGAGCTGGAGGGGGCGCTCAGCACCATGGTCCAGCTCTACA gagacctcccctcccctcaccactGTGAGCCACGGAGCTCACAGGGGCCCTGCTGTGCCTCAGGCCGGACCCAGGAAGCAAGTCCCCAAGCCACAAAGGCCTTCCAGGACTTCTACCCCACCGTGGGGCTCCCCAATGACATGATGGTCATGCTGCCCAAGTCAG
- the LCN15 gene encoding lipocalin-15 isoform X6: protein MAMRCVLLGQVLVLLWLSGAWAEVLVQPDFDAKKFSGLWYVVSMVSDCKVFLGKKDHLLMSSRTIRAMPGGNLSVHMEFPRADGCHQLDAEYLRVGSEGHFRVPALGYLDVRVADTDYDTFAVLYIYKELEGALSTMVQLYSRTQEASPQATKAFQDFYPTVGLPNDMMVMLPKSDVCSSAGKEAS from the exons ATGGCGATGAGGTGTGTCCTgctgggccaggtcctggtgcTGCTCTGGCTGTCCGGGGCTTGGGCTGAGGTCCTGGTACAGCCAGATTTTGATGCCAAAAAG TTCTCAGGTCTTTGGTACGTGGTCTCCATGGTCTCCGACTGCAAGGTCTTCCTGGGCAAGAAGGACCACTTGCTCATGTCCAGCAGGACTATCAGGGCCATGCCAGGGGGCAACCTCAGTGTCCACATGGAGTTCCCTCG GGCTGACGGCTGTCACCAGCTGGATGCTGAGTACCTGAGGGTGGGCTCTGAGGGGCACTTCAGAGTCCCAG CCCTGGGCTACCTGGACGTGCGCGTGGCAGACACAGACTATGACACCTTCGCCGTGCTCTACATCTATAAGGAGCTGGAGGGGGCGCTCAGCACCATGGTCCAGCTCTACA GCCGGACCCAGGAAGCAAGTCCCCAAGCCACAAAGGCCTTCCAGGACTTCTACCCCACCGTGGGGCTCCCCAATGACATGATGGTCATGCTGCCCAAGTCAG
- the LCN15 gene encoding lipocalin-15 isoform X2, with translation MQLLIRWCDTIIHPKWQLSSTLWGAVGSRGRHTQASVTTGLANGDFTPAWFSGLWYVVSMVSDCKVFLGKKDHLLMSSRTIRAMPGGNLSVHMEFPRADGCHQLDAEYLRVGSEGHFRVPALGYLDVRVADTDYDTFAVLYIYKELEGALSTMVQLYRDLPSPHHCEPRSSQGPCCASGRTQEASPQATKAFQDFYPTVGLPNDMMVMLPKSDVCSSAGKEAS, from the exons ATGCAACTGTTGATAAGGTGGTGTGACACCATAATCCACCCTAAGTGGCAGCTCAGCTCCACCCTCTGGGGGGCAGTGGGATCTAGAGGCAGACATACCCAGGCCTCTGTCACCACTGGGCTGGCCAATGGTGACTTCACTCCTGCATGG TTCTCAGGTCTTTGGTACGTGGTCTCCATGGTCTCCGACTGCAAGGTCTTCCTGGGCAAGAAGGACCACTTGCTCATGTCCAGCAGGACTATCAGGGCCATGCCAGGGGGCAACCTCAGTGTCCACATGGAGTTCCCTCG GGCTGACGGCTGTCACCAGCTGGATGCTGAGTACCTGAGGGTGGGCTCTGAGGGGCACTTCAGAGTCCCAG CCCTGGGCTACCTGGACGTGCGCGTGGCAGACACAGACTATGACACCTTCGCCGTGCTCTACATCTATAAGGAGCTGGAGGGGGCGCTCAGCACCATGGTCCAGCTCTACA gagacctcccctcccctcaccactGTGAGCCACGGAGCTCACAGGGGCCCTGCTGTGCCTCAGGCCGGACCCAGGAAGCAAGTCCCCAAGCCACAAAGGCCTTCCAGGACTTCTACCCCACCGTGGGGCTCCCCAATGACATGATGGTCATGCTGCCCAAGTCAG
- the LCN15 gene encoding lipocalin-15 isoform X10, which yields MVSDCKVFLGKKDHLLMSSRTIRAMPGGNLSVHMEFPRADGCHQLDAEYLRVGSEGHFRVPALGYLDVRVADTDYDTFAVLYIYKELEGALSTMVQLYRDLPSPHHCEPRSSQGPCCASGRTQEASPQATKAFQDFYPTVGLPNDMMVMLPKSDVCSSAGKEAS from the exons ATGGTCTCCGACTGCAAGGTCTTCCTGGGCAAGAAGGACCACTTGCTCATGTCCAGCAGGACTATCAGGGCCATGCCAGGGGGCAACCTCAGTGTCCACATGGAGTTCCCTCG GGCTGACGGCTGTCACCAGCTGGATGCTGAGTACCTGAGGGTGGGCTCTGAGGGGCACTTCAGAGTCCCAG CCCTGGGCTACCTGGACGTGCGCGTGGCAGACACAGACTATGACACCTTCGCCGTGCTCTACATCTATAAGGAGCTGGAGGGGGCGCTCAGCACCATGGTCCAGCTCTACA gagacctcccctcccctcaccactGTGAGCCACGGAGCTCACAGGGGCCCTGCTGTGCCTCAGGCCGGACCCAGGAAGCAAGTCCCCAAGCCACAAAGGCCTTCCAGGACTTCTACCCCACCGTGGGGCTCCCCAATGACATGATGGTCATGCTGCCCAAGTCAG